Proteins encoded in a region of the Thunnus thynnus chromosome 8, fThuThy2.1, whole genome shotgun sequence genome:
- the plin3 gene encoding mannose-6-phosphate receptor binding protein 1 isoform X2 → MADSGKTNETGAAAAEPANGDQQTVVSRVSNLPLVSSACEAVSSAYSTTKDNVPLLKGVIDVAETGVRTLGAAATTGSKPLLDIIEPQLATVNEYAMKGLDKMEEKLPILQQPADKVVSDTVGMVYQSVTGAKDAVVGAVMGGVELTRAAVSGGISTVMGTRMGQMVSSGMGMALSRSEDWVDQNLPLTERELAAVAEPATSEMATPSASPSYFVRLGKLSAKVQERALQQSLLRARHARDTTHAAVSQITSTLDLLESARTSLGSASNQIGGASEQLLQRWTEWKQKQAGAGQTESEPDGTKDETELEGRVLSMVHSLSDQLRSACSNVVSSAQGLPGAVQEQLTNARRSAEDLHSSFGNTSTLTPLLLERSRYHLTQVQQSLDGVMEYLLNNTPLNWLVGPFAPQITERAEKDVPMEQAGPQK, encoded by the exons ATGGCAGACAGTGGGAAGACTAATGAgactggagctgcagcagcagaaccAGCTAATGGAGACCAGCAG ACTGTTGTTTCTCGAGTGAGCAACTTGCCACTGGTCAGTTCAGCTTGTGAGGCTGTTTCCAGCGCCTACAGTACCACCAAAGACAATGTGCCCTTGCTAAAGGGAGTGATTGATGTAGCAGAGACTGGGGTCCGAACCCTGGGAGCAGCTGCCACCACCGGGTCCAAGCCTCTTCTGGACATCATAGAGCCGCAGC TTGCTACAGTAAATGAATATGCCATGAAAGGACTGGATAAAATGGAAGAGAAGCTGCCTATTCTTCAACAACCAGCAGACAAG GTGGTGTCGGACACAGTGGGCATGGTGTACCAGTCAGTGACAGGGGCCAAAGACGCTGTGGTGGGGGCTGTGATGGGTGGCGTTGAACTGACCCGGGCAGCAGTCAGCGGAGGCATCAGCACCGTCATGGGCACCAGGATGGGCCAGATGGTCAGCAGTGGGATGGGCATGGCCCTTAGCCGATCTGAGGACTGGGTTGACCAGAACCTACCACTCACTGAGAGGGAGCTGG CCGCTGTAGCTGAACCTGCCACAAGTGAGATGGCTACCCCATCAGCCAGCCCCAGCTACTTTGTCCGTCTTGGGAAACTCTCTGCCAAGGTACAGGAGAGAGCCCTACAGCAGTCTCTGCTCCGTGCACGGCATGCCAGGGATACTACCCATGCTGCCGTGTCTCAGATTACCAGTACTCTGGACCTGCTAGAGAGTGCACGTACCAGTCTGGGTTCTGCCAGCAACCAAATAGGAGGAGCCTcagaacagctgctgcagcgcTGGACAGAGTGGAAGCAGAAGCAAGCTGGAGCTGGACAGACTGAGTCAGAGCCAGATGGGACCAAAGATGAGACTGAG CTGGAAGGGCGGGTTCTCTCCATGGTGCACAGTCTAAGTGACCAGCTGCGGTCAGCGTGCTCCAATGTGGTGTCAAGTGCTCAGGGTCTGCCAGGAGCAGTCCAGGAGCAGCTGACCAATGCCAGACGATCAGCCGAAGATCTGCACTCCTCTTTCGGGAACACCAGCACCCTCACACCCCTCCTGCTGGAGCGGAGCCGTTACCACTTGACCCAA GTTCAGCAGTCTCTGGATGGTGTCATGGAGTACTTGCTAAACAACACACCGCTCAACTGGCTGGTGGGGCCTTTCGCACCTCAGATCACTGAGAGGGCAGAGAAAGATGTGCCGATGGAGCAGGCCGGACCACAGAAATAG
- the plin3 gene encoding mannose-6-phosphate receptor binding protein 1 isoform X1, with product MADSGKTNETGAAAAEPANGDQQTVVSRVSNLPLVSSACEAVSSAYSTTKDNVPLLKGVIDVAETGVRTLGAAATTGSKPLLDIIEPQLATVNEYAMKGLDKMEEKLPILQQPADKVVSDTVGMVYQSVTGAKDAVVGAVMGGVELTRAAVSGGISTVMGTRMGQMVSSGMGMALSRSEDWVDQNLPLTERELAAVAEPATSEMATPSASPSYFVRLGKLSAKVQERALQQSLLRARHARDTTHAAVSQITSTLDLLESARTSLGSASNQIGGASEQLLQRWTEWKQKQAGAGQTESEPDGTKDETEQLEGRVLSMVHSLSDQLRSACSNVVSSAQGLPGAVQEQLTNARRSAEDLHSSFGNTSTLTPLLLERSRYHLTQVQQSLDGVMEYLLNNTPLNWLVGPFAPQITERAEKDVPMEQAGPQK from the exons ATGGCAGACAGTGGGAAGACTAATGAgactggagctgcagcagcagaaccAGCTAATGGAGACCAGCAG ACTGTTGTTTCTCGAGTGAGCAACTTGCCACTGGTCAGTTCAGCTTGTGAGGCTGTTTCCAGCGCCTACAGTACCACCAAAGACAATGTGCCCTTGCTAAAGGGAGTGATTGATGTAGCAGAGACTGGGGTCCGAACCCTGGGAGCAGCTGCCACCACCGGGTCCAAGCCTCTTCTGGACATCATAGAGCCGCAGC TTGCTACAGTAAATGAATATGCCATGAAAGGACTGGATAAAATGGAAGAGAAGCTGCCTATTCTTCAACAACCAGCAGACAAG GTGGTGTCGGACACAGTGGGCATGGTGTACCAGTCAGTGACAGGGGCCAAAGACGCTGTGGTGGGGGCTGTGATGGGTGGCGTTGAACTGACCCGGGCAGCAGTCAGCGGAGGCATCAGCACCGTCATGGGCACCAGGATGGGCCAGATGGTCAGCAGTGGGATGGGCATGGCCCTTAGCCGATCTGAGGACTGGGTTGACCAGAACCTACCACTCACTGAGAGGGAGCTGG CCGCTGTAGCTGAACCTGCCACAAGTGAGATGGCTACCCCATCAGCCAGCCCCAGCTACTTTGTCCGTCTTGGGAAACTCTCTGCCAAGGTACAGGAGAGAGCCCTACAGCAGTCTCTGCTCCGTGCACGGCATGCCAGGGATACTACCCATGCTGCCGTGTCTCAGATTACCAGTACTCTGGACCTGCTAGAGAGTGCACGTACCAGTCTGGGTTCTGCCAGCAACCAAATAGGAGGAGCCTcagaacagctgctgcagcgcTGGACAGAGTGGAAGCAGAAGCAAGCTGGAGCTGGACAGACTGAGTCAGAGCCAGATGGGACCAAAGATGAGACTGAG CAGCTGGAAGGGCGGGTTCTCTCCATGGTGCACAGTCTAAGTGACCAGCTGCGGTCAGCGTGCTCCAATGTGGTGTCAAGTGCTCAGGGTCTGCCAGGAGCAGTCCAGGAGCAGCTGACCAATGCCAGACGATCAGCCGAAGATCTGCACTCCTCTTTCGGGAACACCAGCACCCTCACACCCCTCCTGCTGGAGCGGAGCCGTTACCACTTGACCCAA GTTCAGCAGTCTCTGGATGGTGTCATGGAGTACTTGCTAAACAACACACCGCTCAACTGGCTGGTGGGGCCTTTCGCACCTCAGATCACTGAGAGGGCAGAGAAAGATGTGCCGATGGAGCAGGCCGGACCACAGAAATAG